Sequence from the Bubalus kerabau isolate K-KA32 ecotype Philippines breed swamp buffalo chromosome 17, PCC_UOA_SB_1v2, whole genome shotgun sequence genome:
cctggcttgGTGCTAATGGAAGGGGCCTGGTGTATGTCTTTTTCTGGGCAGGGCTGCCagtggaagaatcagtatagagTGTGGCATGGAGGGGGTTGATGACACTGAGAGGTCATCAGGATGTGAATGTCATTATCCTTGATGTCATATACCTGAACAGTCCATATTGGTACAAAAGGTATCTTTATTGAGGTCCAGGAAAGAATTAGGCACTTGGCCAGAGCAGCAGCTTAAATATGAGGCAAGCAGGCAGGGGGTTAGCCATGCCCAGGGCTAGGTTGGGGTGGTGAGGTTATAGGTACAGACTGTCCTCAGACAGAGAGgctgaggaggaaagaaaaggggGAAGGGGACGCAGAGCAGTCTGGGtcagaggcctggtgggctggcccTGAAGGGCTGGGCAGGAAGCTCTGGGTGGCAGATCCAGCAAGGAAGGGACCAGGCTCTCTTGCTCCACGTGCCCCTTAGGCCAGGCCCGAGCCTCTGGCAGGGGCAGTCGTGCtggtgggcggggagggggcctTCCTAGGCCTCACTTCTTCACCTTGGCATCATAGGTACCTGCATTCTTGTAGGCACTCACGTAGCCACTGTCATCCAGGATGTCCTGCCGCCCAGCAATACCTTTGCCCTTGCCACTCTCATCAAAGCGTTCCTTGTGGGAGCCCGTGTACTTGCTGGTGTCAGTCAGCCGTTCCACAGCACCCCctgtttttgctttctgtttgaACAGAGATCCCCCCAGGGGTACCTGGTTAGAGACAGCCCTTCCAACACCAGCCAGGattcccgcccccgccccccccaacccATCAGTGGTCATTCAAAACTATTAGGGCACTTACAGTAACGCCTACGTTGGCTGGTTCCTTGCCTGCCACCAGCTGGCAGATGGCATCAAAGGCCTCCTCCTTGCTCTTCCCCTTAAATCGCTTGGGAGCCAGCTCTTCTAGGGCCTTCTTGAACTCCTCATAGTTGATGACCCGGGCAGACTTCGCCCTGCCAGGTATGTGGACACCATGAGTTTGCCCCCTGCTCCACAATCTCCCTGGTTCCAGCCCCCCAGTTCCCCTTCTGGGGACATCAGAAGCAGGAAATGCCTGGGGCTCACTTGACTTTGGAGAAGACGATGTCGACATCGGTCCCTGTCACAGCCTTTCCGTCAGCCACCTTGCAGTCCTTGCACAGCTTGGCCCAGTTCTTGCCATTCATCTCGTGCCCACTGGCCTTGGGGTCACCATGGATGGCAAACTTGCGGAAgctttcctccagcccagccacATCTGTGCTCGCTGCCATGCCACCCTGTAGGGACCCACCTCAGTCACCTCCCAGCCAAGTTCTTCCCTCTTCCACCAAGGCTCAGTGTATCACTGCCTCTAGCTCAAAACCTGCAAGGTTGAAGTTTCAGGCACTCTGCCATACACTCTCAGAGCTGGAGATGGAGCTACCTGAGGAGAGGGGCCAGTATTCAGTGTCCGACTGGGCCCCAGAGCCATGAGGAAGAGCACTGAGAGGAAAGGTCCTGTCACTTAATGCCAGCCTTGGCTCAGAGTGGAGTTCAGAAGATGAAATCATGATCCTTGCACCAGGCTGGGAACAGAGTGGCACTGTCCAGAAAAACTGTGAGGGCAGCAGCTGGGGCTATGGCTTTGTCTGGCCCTGGCACAAGGCCTGCTTGGGTGGAAGTGATGGTGGCAGATCAGGCCCCCTCCCTGGGAGTTTCATGCTAAGCTGGGTCAGGCCCTGGCCAGGCTGCTGGTTGGGCAGGTATTTAGTGAGGACGGTGTCTCTGTCAGGGTCATGAGGACTCAGCCCAGGCTGAGAAGGGAGCCAGGGCACAGGCAGGGGTGCATGCCCCAGGCAGGGGTGCAGCTGGCCCAGCTGCAACCTTGTTACTATTTTCTGTTAAACAAAAACATGAGGGAAGGGGGAACTTGGGGCTGGCCCGGCCACAGTTTGTGAAGCCTGGAGACAGTTGCTAAGGGAGGGTGGTGCTGCTTGGAGAATGCTGCTAAGGGCAGGATGGTGTCAGGGCGGCTTAGGGAGAAGCTCCCAGtgctgctgggctgggctgggctggagaaTGGGCTTACGGGTGGGGCACACTAGCACTCCCAGCACCTGGGGCACAACCATGGCTTCTTGGCCCCTTGCCAGCCACTGGGGCTGTAACCTCCGTTTGTGGAGTTTAAGAGCAGAAGATTGTGGGGGGGGCTAGCCTGAGTGGGGGTTGTAGAGTTATGAGCCCTGGCCCTGTTGCTTCACATCTACCCTCTGCACTGAAGCACACTTCCCCCATGTCTATACCTTCACACCTTCAGCCCTCCGTGGATGCCTCCTGGCCACACCCTGAGCACCACCACACTAGTCCACACTCCACAGCTGAGAGCACTCAGCCCTGGCCCTCCATGCCCTCAGCCTTATTCCCACTGACCACACCCTTACCTGGTACTCAGACTTCCCTGACCACACCAGCCCTGCACTGAAGTGTCCCCCACAGTCCTCACTGCAGTCCTCTGACCACACCCACAGCCCAGGGACTGGGGCCTGGACCACTCCCTCAGCATTCAGCCCCCACACATACACTAATAGCCTGTATCAAGGCCCCCCAATAATACCCTCAGCCGTGCACTGAAGGGTCTTCCCTACACTTGCCCACAGCCCCCACTGCATTCCCGGACCACACCCTCAGTTCTGCACTGAAACTCCCTCCATGTAACACAGCCTGGTACAGAAGCCTCCCTGACCACACCCTCAATGCAGCCCGCCTCTATCCATACCCTGGAAGCCCTGGAACTGGGTCCCCCATCCACACACCCACAGCCCTTACTGAGACCCCTAACCAGAGCCTCACAACTCACCCTCTCTCCACACACCTGCAGCCCCTGACCACACCCTCTATAATCCCCTTCACACATCCACAGACTTGCGTTTCCAGACTCCCAGGTACTATGCCATGACACCCCTGTGTTGAGACTCCCATCTCATCCACTGCAGCCTCCTGACCACACCCTCAATTGTGTCCTCAGCAACTATCTTCCACCTCTCCCTTTTATACTAGAGCCTCCAGTGACCACAGCCTGGATCCCTGCCTGTCTAGCTCCCTTCCACTACCACTAGCCTTCACTGAAAACCCTCTCCGGATCAGCACACACACCCATCCCTAAGTTGTGGCTTTGGGAACTGAGAGCACCCACAGCTCCTACATTGCAGCTACTCTGTGGGCCCAGGCTCCCTTTCAAACAGCACTCCTCTTCCCTATCCCTGCACTGCAATCTCCCACCAGGGACCTGGAGGAGACCAGCACTTTGTTCACTAAGGCTAGTCTGAGGGAGTTTGAGTGCCACGGGATGCTTGTCCCAGGGTAATGGCAGGCTGATCAGGTGGCACCAAGTCACAGACTCTAGTCCCAGGGGtctgcaggctcctctgggacAGCTGGAGTCATCAATCAGcaagcaggtgggggtggggtggaacaCTTGGGCCCAGGGCAGGGCCGCTCAGCTGGTGTCCTCAGCTCAGGACCATAGGGGGTTGGGACCGCTCCCACGCCGCTTCCACCCCACCCGCTTCTTATCGTGCTGCATACTGACTAGAGTGGCTCGCGCCGGGATTTCCTACCGTTTTCTACCTCGTGGCTGCTCCTACAGTGCGCGTTCGATGGACAGGACACAAGAATGAACCGATGGTAGCAGGAGACTTAGGCGGGTCCGCAGCTCTGCTCCCTGCCGGCTCTGGGGCGGGACTGCAGCCGGGGCGGTTTCGCCGTATTATCCCTTGTTTCTTGGTCTCCATAGAGACGGCGAGCCCCACCTTCGGGGCTGTCTCAGCTCGAGAGTGACCAAGGTCACACTGGCTCCACCTACCCGACCCCGCCTTCTCCCCGATCCGCGGGGGGCGGAGCTGCTGCAGCAGTCTCATCCCGCTGCTCCCCGGGCAGCTCTGTGGAGGGGGAAGCCAGACCTTTGTAGTTCTGGCGGTCCTCGGAAGACCCCCATCCTGGCCTCCGCCCGAGGTTCAAAGCTGGTCCCCACCTTCAGGGGAGATCCAGCTTCCCAGAGCAGCAACCAAAAAGGCCTTTGGTGGGGGAcggggttgggggggcggggaaggggagACGAGCAGAGGAGTGAGGCGGTCCCTTCCCTTAGTGACATGGGGTCTAGAGCCGGCTCAAGACCACAGCTCTCCAATGAACGTGTAGCATCCCAGGTCACAACTACGCGtcactgggggtgggaggggacagTGAACGAATCCGGAATGCTCCGCGATCTACACCGACTTCGGTCTTGCGGCCGGGGAAAAGCTCCTGGACCTCCTGGGTCCGTGTCCTCATTTATTCCCACCCCACCCGGGTATTAGCCTCGGCGTCTCTGGTTCCGCTGCTGCCTTCCTAACACAAATGctgctttcctcctctctccaaGTGCAAACCCTATCTTCAAGAAAAATAACCTCCACTAGGGAGCTTCTAGGGCCTTTCCCAACCAGGAGCCTGGTACTTGAGTTTCTCCATATGACAATCTGGATGGCCACCCAATGTGGGGGACCCACCTCACCCTGTGCTCCTAGGCCAACAGGCAATGATGCGGCTCCAGGAGGGCCCGTGACCCCTGTCGTTAAAAAAGTGTGCACCAAGTCCGCAAAAGCATAAAAAAGTTTATTGGAGCATCACAGCTGATTGGGCGGGTATTGCTGAGTAgtggagtggggagtggggccgATCCCGCCGGCCCTTAGGGGCCCCTAAAGTGCACTCGGTGCGGCAGGGATGGGGTTTTTGCATAGAGAGTCGGTCCCGCCGCTCCTCCGCCATCCCTGCTTCTTCGCCCAGCTAAGCCAGATCAGCCTCGGGGCCGCCCCGCGCGCGGGGCTCGCCGCTGCTCGGGCTCACGAAAACGGCGGGCGCACGCGCCTGCAGCGCCAGCCCGGGCTCTCGGGGCCTACCCACCGGGGCGGCCAGAGCGGCGCTGCCTAACCGCGTTTGAGCCACTGGGATCTCGTCCAAGGACTCGCCAGACGCCGAGTGATAGACTTCTGCAGGGCTGGCGTCCGCGGAGTCCGACAACGAGCTGGAGCGGCGGCCGGGGGTCCGGGGCCCTATGGGGTTGGAAGAGAACGTAAGACTAGGAGCTGCTACTCACTAAGGGCCCTACCTTTCCCTCCCTCGGAGCTCCCCGAGCAGATTCCGGTCAGGAAGGGGCGCTCACCCGGCAGCCTGGGCAACTGGGGCTCTCGGTTCAAGGTCCCAGAGGTCGGTACCTTATACATGCGCCGCTTCCTCTTTTTCTGCAGAGACAGGAGGAAGCCTGAATAACCCTTCCCCAGACCTCACCTCGCCAAAAGACGCGGAGGAATGGAGAGGGGTAGAGACTTCTTTCCCATCCCCTTCCACCTGGGCAGGAAGGAGCCCAGCACAGTCCCCCCTACCTGGGGTCGTATCCGGGGGGGCAGAGCGAGAGTCTCTGGGGAGGAGGGCGGTGGAGGCTCCACTTGGCCGCGGGTAGCAAGGAATCGGGAGGGACTGAAGGGGAAGTGCGAGGGTAAGTGCTGGATGCTGCTGTTCCTTCAAATACCACCCTGTTGGAGGTTCTAAAATAAGCCTCCCTTCCTAGCTGGAAGGAGGCATTGATCTGTCCAAGGCCACATTGGGCTGGACCAAGACCCATGCCTTGGCTGTGGCCTAACTCCTTTCTTCCACCTCATTGCCACGCCAATGGGAGATGTGAGGTGGCCCTTGCCCAAGTTGCACTCACTTGGCATTCACTGCGGCAGGCCTGGCCTGGCCAGGGGGCTCTGGGCGCACATGGCTGAAGGTCCGCATGTAGAGCTCCATCTCCTGGGGAAGGTGGAGgtgagggaggctgggaggcCAGGTATGGGTCCAGGGCCTCCTGGGTCCTTAGGCCCACTCTGTCTAGGACACACCCCCTTACTGTTCTCTCTGGGAGGTGTGGGCAAAGAGGTCTAGGGCTGTTCTCTAGGCTTCCCAGTTATGCTGGGAAAACCCCAATGCAGAATGAGGCTTAAAACACCTGTGTTTGTACCTTACCCCATCCCCATTGTTTTCCTCACTTCAAATtccacctcctctgggaagcctccAGCGTCATGGGTCCAATGTACCCGGTCTAGAGCTGTTCTGGCCAAGTTGGGGCGGGGCAAAGAGGGACTCAGAGAGGCCTCCTTTTGCTCCTGGCTCCTTCTAGCTCTTCAgtctttaaaccaacttttttacCTGGTTGGGAGACCTGGCACTTCACACACTCGTGTGTGCACCTGCGGCTGCAAGGCTACATGCAGGGATCCATGGCTCCCTGAGAGCTGAGTCCTCAGAGTACCAGACACAATCTCAGCTCTTGGAGGGAATTGGGGGGATGAGTGGTCTCCCCAACTTCTGTTGGTAAAGGGAAGGCAGTAAGTGGTGGGAAAAACAGCACCGCGGTCCCACCTGGGACCAGGCTTATGGGTGAGTTCTCTGTCTTGTTTAGTTGCTGATCCTCGCAGTGACCGTTGGAGCAGCCGACCCAACGCCTGAAAGTGAGGCCGGGAGGTAGCAGGAGTGGCCTGGGCTTGCACCCTAGCACACAGCGTGCGCCCCTGCCGCGCCCGAGAAGActgcaggtgaggaaacaaaaGCCAGAAAAGCGGCCAGAGATGGGAAcctggaggaggatgtggggCGGGGCCTCGTCCTGGCCCCGCCCCCATCGAGCTGGGGGCAGGGCACCGGACAGCTGTCGCTGGCTCGACAGTTGTTTCCATGGAGACCCAGGCGTCCTGACTAATGCAGAGAAGACACTGTAACAGCAACGCCGTCTCTAAAACAAGCCTATGTTTGGGGGCAACGGCTCCAGAGTGGGGCCCCTCCCGCATTCCTgctcagggtgggggtggggaggctgccTGCAGGACAGCCCTAGCAGGTCTGGGGGACGAGCCCAGCCAGTCATGGGTTGGCTACACAGATGCGGAGAAGGAGGCCCCAGGCAAGCCCTGTGTGCAACATCTGCTCAGGCTGGCCCTTTGGAGAGGACCAAAGCCCAGTCACAAGGACTGGGACATCAAGGTAATCCTTTCCCCACACATTTCCTCTGCACCAGTGTGGACTTAGTACCCCTCCAGGGCCCAGGAGAGAGGAGGCAAAGCCTACCCTGGTGCTCCTGGGGTCCAGAAGCGGAGGACTGAGGGCAGCAGTTGTAGAGGATTGTCCCATAAGCCTGACGGTTCACAGTGGGACAGGAGCCAGGCCCTAGCCATCTGAGGAGGTTTGAAGGTGCCACCAGGGTGTCCCCATTCAAACTCCCCTCCTCACAGTTGTCCCTACAATCCTCCTTGAGACCTTCAAAACATGCCCATTCCTGAGTGGTATAATACATGGCACCTTTCCACCTCAGCTCTCCACCCTGCTCCCTCTGCGAAGGTCTCCCTCAGGTCATTTTCAGATGATATTAAGTGCCCTGGCTGCTGGCACATCTAGCCTCAAAGCCTAAGCAGGCAGTAACTGCAGAGCCAAGGCCCTGAGCCTTTGAGTTTGGGGATCCCAAGGCCAGCCCAAATGGGCACTGCTGTGAAGCTTGAAGTCTCCTGCCTACCTCTCTGAGCTTGTCTCTTCTGTGAAGTGGGGTGATGCCCACTCCCAGGATGGCTGCCACTGTGCTTACACGGATGGGTTCAGGGCCCAGCACTTGGGCAGGTACTCAGCAAtgtggctggggttggggggaggtttCTCCACTAAAAGCCATCACTCCCCCAGGCCTTCACAGACCTGGCAGCCTGGTCCACCCCATGGCAATGAGGAGAGGAGAGGTGGGATCCCAAATCCTTCCTCAGTCCACCCACTAGCCTGTGTTTGTGTCCAGTTGCCATGAGGACTTTGGATCCAGAACTCAGCCTTCCCAACAAGGCctgcctgggccccctgccttccCAGTCCCTGGGGGCTCCAAGGAcaggcccaccccacccccagctgttGACCTCAGGAAGCCAAGGGGCGTGGGAATGGGGATAGGCTGATTAGCAGCTGGGCTGGCCAGGCCCCGAGCCTGGGCTGGAGGATTCCTGCTTCAGAGTGTGGAGACCTTAACTCTTCCTAGACCCagctttttaaatctttcttggCCTCAATTTGTTCATCTGCAACATGGAGATAGTAGCATGACCTGCCTCATGGGCTGTTTCAAGATTTGAATGGGGTAATGGGTATAAAGGCTCAGGGTCACAGGTGGAGAGAACTGATGGCTCCATCCTGGTGACCCAGTCCTTGGtccatccctctctcctccttcagCCCCACCCTGCCCACTTCCAGGCTCCCGCTTTCTGCGCCCTCCAGCGCATGCTCGGAGCCTTTCCCCTGGGGTCAGGGAAATGCAGGGCTCCCTCTGGCTGTGCCCACACTTGAACAAGCAGGAACATGCTTAATACACACTTGCCCTCGCCCCTGCTGCCTCCAGCACCCACTATCCCAGCTGCTATTCCAGGCCTGCTTCCCTTTGCCCTGTCTTATCATTGACTACTTGCTGCGTAGCCCACCACCcctcccacaccccttctcccacTCCCTCAGCATTCTGGGACACTTCTATACCTGAATGGGCCGCATCTTCGGCGGACATGACTCGAGCTCCCTGTGGGCCCCCTTTGCCTCCTGTGGTGGACGATGCTGCACAATGTACTCATAGGTGGTGAGCTTGTGCCACACTGAGGGGGTGAAGATAGGGCTCAGTGTAATGGAAAAGGAAGGTGAACCTGGGGTTCAGAAGGTGAGGGAGGGTACCCAGCTGCAGGCTAAAACCCATTGTGTCCATATCCACTAAGCCACAGAGTGAGACGAGTCACCATTAGAGAGCCAGCACCAGGAAGGGGCATAGTTTCAGGGCTCCACAGCCCAAACTGGGTAACTTCCTCCAGCCTAGGGACCCCATCCCCTGCAAGGAaggtgtgggtgtgtatgtgggcCGGGGTGGCACTTACTGAGATAAATGTGGAAGCAGAGCAGGTGGCCGAGCAGGGCTGTGGAGAGCAGGCCCAGAAGGATGAgtagggcagccagagccaggatGGCAGGAGCCTGCGTCTCCACAGGGGCAGCAGGCAGGAACACAAACCACACATCTGTGTGATTCTTCAGGACTGCAAGGCACGAGCAGACTGTGCTCAGCCAGAGCTGTGACAAGTGACCAGACAGGCTAGGGGGTGGGAGTGGGCCTGGAAACCAGACTGACCTTCAAAGTGGCGGTTGGTACGCAGCCGCATGGGGTTGACAAAGAACTCCACAAAGACATAAGTGGCCACCAGCACGAGGAGCAGGACGCCCAGTAAGGCAGATGCCACACTGTGTAGAAAGAGCCTGGGCCCAGCCATGGGCAGCTGTCAGCACCCAGGTGCTCCAGCTGGGCAAGGGCCCAGAGCTCAGAAGGGCCTGTGGTTGGGAGGGGGAGCTAGGCCTCTGACCCCACAGCCCTAACTCCTCAGGAAGCCGAAGGCTTAGGGCAAAGGTGGAGATAGGCTGCCACCCCCAATAGGCTCTCCACCTTTccctgggccaggaggagaaagatTCCAAACCTACCCTCAGCCCTGTCAGGTGGAAGCCATGGAGAGCCTCACCCTGAGGACCAGTGCACAGGTTCCCCAAGTACCTCCCATCCTCTCCTGGCCCCATATGAAAGTTCAAGGGCCCTGGTTCACACACTTCAACACGCATCCCCAGGTACCCCTGTGGCCCGGATCTGGCTCTCACCGGTAGTTCCTCTCGCCCACACAGTTGTTGAGCCACTTGCAGTGGTGGTCAAAGCCGCACACGCATTTGTTGCAGGCGCTGCAGTGCTTGGAACGAGCACTCCTGCGGTGGGAGGGGGCACAGAGCGATCGCGGGCTTACCCTACCCTTTGTTGAACCATCCTGGCCTGGGGGTTGCCGGTTCTGTGCCTGGAGCGGGTCACTCACCCGCGCCTAAGCGGAGAGCACAGCGCGTCTACAGGGAGCGCGCGCGCCCTCTGGTGACGGGCACGGTGGGGCGGGACACCTAGAGGAGACAGCGCTTCTGAAGAGGTGGGGAGGCGTGGGCGGGAAGGGGTGAGACCCAGAAGGCTGTGGGGACCCAGGGGTGAGAGGAGGAGACAGCGTTATATTGTCCCCCTCTGGAACTATGCATA
This genomic interval carries:
- the ZDHHC1 gene encoding palmitoyltransferase ZDHHC1 isoform X2, with amino-acid sequence MYKMNICNKPSNKTAPEKNVWTAPAQASGPSPELQGQRSRRNGWSWPPHPLQIVAWLLYLFFAVIGFGVLVPLLPHHWVPAGYAVSLGKYGAADANVRDKSYAGPLPIFNRSQHAHVIEDLHCNLCDVDVSARSKHCSACNKCVCGFDHHCKWLNNCVGERNYRLFLHSVASALLGVLLLVLVATYVFVEFFVNPMRLRTNRHFEVLKNHTDVWFVFLPAAPVETQAPAILALAALLILLGLLSTALLGHLLCFHIYLMWHKLTTYEYIVQHRPPQEAKGAHRELESCPPKMRPIQEMELYMRTFSHVRPEPPGQARPAAVNANPSRFLATRGQVEPPPPSSPETLALPPRIRPQKKRKRRMYKVPTSGTLNREPQLPRLPGPRTPGRRSSSLSDSADASPAEVYHSASGESLDEIPVAQTRLGSAALAAPVGRPREPGLALQARAPAVFVSPSSGEPRARGGPEADLA
- the ZDHHC1 gene encoding palmitoyltransferase ZDHHC1 isoform X4; translation: MYKMNICNKPSNKTAPEKNVWTAPAQASGPSPELQGQRSRRNGWSWPPHPLQIVAWLLYLFFAVIGFGVLVPLLPHHWVPAGYACMGAVFAGHLVVHLTAVSIDPADANVRDKSYAGPLPIFNRSQHAHVIEDLHCNLCDVDVSARSKHCSACNKCVCGFDHHCKWLNNCVGERNYRLFLHSVASALLGVLLLVLVATYVFVEFFVNPMRLRTNRHFEVLKNHTDVWFVFLPAAPVETQAPAILALAALLILLGLLSTALLGHLLCFHIYLMWHKLTTYEYIVQHRPPQEAKGAHRELESCPPKMRPIQEMELYMRTFSHVRPEPPGQARPAAVNAKVVFEGTAASSTYPRTSPSVPPDSLLPAAKWSLHRPPPQRLSLCPPGYDPRKRGSGACIRYRPLGP
- the ZDHHC1 gene encoding palmitoyltransferase ZDHHC1 isoform X3; this translates as MYKMNICNKPSNKTAPEKNVWTAPAQASGPSPELQGQRSRRNGWSWPPHPLQIVAWLLYLFFAVIGFGVLVPLLPHHWVPAGYAVSLGKYGADANVRDKSYAGPLPIFNRSQHAHVIEDLHCNLCDVDVSARSKHCSACNKCVCGFDHHCKWLNNCVGERNYRLFLHSVASALLGVLLLVLVATYVFVEFFVNPMRLRTNRHFEVLKNHTDVWFVFLPAAPVETQAPAILALAALLILLGLLSTALLGHLLCFHIYLMWHKLTTYEYIVQHRPPQEAKGAHRELESCPPKMRPIQEMELYMRTFSHVRPEPPGQARPAAVNANPSRFLATRGQVEPPPPSSPETLALPPRIRPQKKRKRRMYKVPTSGTLNREPQLPRLPGPRTPGRRSSSLSDSADASPAEVYHSASGESLDEIPVAQTRLGSAALAAPVGRPREPGLALQARAPAVFVSPSSGEPRARGGPEADLA
- the TPPP3 gene encoding tubulin polymerization-promoting protein family member 3, with amino-acid sequence MAASTDVAGLEESFRKFAIHGDPKASGHEMNGKNWAKLCKDCKVADGKAVTGTDVDIVFSKVKAKSARVINYEEFKKALEELAPKRFKGKSKEEAFDAICQLVAGKEPANVGVTKAKTGGAVERLTDTSKYTGSHKERFDESGKGKGIAGRQDILDDSGYVSAYKNAGTYDAKVKK
- the ZDHHC1 gene encoding palmitoyltransferase ZDHHC1 isoform X1 yields the protein MYKMNICNKPSNKTAPEKNVWTAPAQASGPSPELQGQRSRRNGWSWPPHPLQIVAWLLYLFFAVIGFGVLVPLLPHHWVPAGYACMGAVFAGHLVVHLTAVSIDPADANVRDKSYAGPLPIFNRSQHAHVIEDLHCNLCDVDVSARSKHCSACNKCVCGFDHHCKWLNNCVGERNYRLFLHSVASALLGVLLLVLVATYVFVEFFVNPMRLRTNRHFEVLKNHTDVWFVFLPAAPVETQAPAILALAALLILLGLLSTALLGHLLCFHIYLMWHKLTTYEYIVQHRPPQEAKGAHRELESCPPKMRPIQEMELYMRTFSHVRPEPPGQARPAAVNANPSRFLATRGQVEPPPPSSPETLALPPRIRPQKKRKRRMYKVPTSGTLNREPQLPRLPGPRTPGRRSSSLSDSADASPAEVYHSASGESLDEIPVAQTRLGSAALAAPVGRPREPGLALQARAPAVFVSPSSGEPRARGGPEADLA